A single region of the Aptenodytes patagonicus chromosome 7, bAptPat1.pri.cur, whole genome shotgun sequence genome encodes:
- the LOC143162918 gene encoding proto-oncogene Mas-like encodes MEELITLFPQSNVSQAHGTNQSGAAGKTEPSYAVLKFMESFCLISAACGMVGNGMVLWYLGFRIRRNHFTVYILNLAAADFGYLLCIAIETVQYLMQFNVGVQFGIFLFLDLFMYGTGLYLLTAISIERCLSVLCPIWCRSHRPKHLSAIISGLLWGLSLLLNTLGYVLCTVRPSARSCRLLLITIGALDFLFCTPLMLLFSLTLFLRVKCSSQHLRTGRLFTVIMLTVLFFLIFAVPLSVLILFDFLGYKFLYSPEIGFVLSCVNSSLNPIIYFLVGSYRDRRIKFTLRLAFQRAFEDSADDKDERETRDTITMSS; translated from the coding sequence ATGGAGGAGCTCATAACACTCTTTCCCCAAAGCAACGTAAGCCAGGCTCATGGGACTAATCAGAGTGGGGCTGCGGGAAAGACAGAGCCATCATATGCTGTCCTCAAGTTCATGGAGAGCTTCTGCCTCATCAGCGCTGCCTGTGGGATGGTGGGAAACGGCATGGTCCTATGGTACCTTGGCTTCCGCATCCGGAGAAACCACTTCACTGTCTACATCCTGAACCTGGCCGCTGCCGACTTCGGGTATCTCCTCTGCATCGCCATCGAGACGGTTCAGTACCTGATGCAGTTCAACGTCGGGGTGCAGTTTGGGATATTCCTCTTCCTGGATCTTTTCATGTACGGGACCGGCTTGTATCTCCTGACGGCCATCAGCATTGAGAGGTGCCTGTCTGTCCTTTGTCCAATCTGGTGCCGAAGCCACCGCCCAAAGCACTTGTCTGCCATCATCTCCGGCCTGCTCTGGggtctctccctgctgctgaacACGCTCGGGTATGTTTTGTGTACCGTTCGCCCCTCTGCCaggagctgccggctcctgctCATCACCATCGGAGCCTTGGACTTCCTCTTCTGCACGCCCCTCATGCTGCTCTTCAGCCTGACCCTCTTCCTTAGAGTCAAGTGCAGCTCCCAACACCTCCGAACAGGCAGGCTCTTCACTGTCATCATGCTCAccgtcctcttcttcctcattttcGCTGTGCCCTTGAGCGTCCTGATCCTCTTTGACTTCTTGGGCTACAAATTTCTCTACTCCCCAGAGATCGGCTTTGTGCTGTCCTGCGTGAATAGCAGTCTCAACCCCATCATTTACTTCCTTGTGGGGAGCTACAGGGATCGAAGAATCAAGTTCACCCTCAGGCTGGCATTCCAGAGGGCCTTTGAAGATTCAGCAGATGACAAAGATGAACGGGAAACCCGTGACACAATAACTATGTCCTCTtaa